CTCAAGCTAGGATTGTGTTTTCTGGCCTCGTCAGGTGCAGCTTTTGTTCGCGCGTTCCCTTATCGGGGTTCGGCTGGAGCTCTTTCATGCTCTTTCTATGACTCGCAGGGGGGATTTGCTGAGGGAAGAATTGCAATAAACATGTAATCAGAAAACCAACTGGGTCTGGACTATAGAGTAGAAAAACAGGTATAtgaaaaagaaagatagaaaagGAAATTCTCCAGTCCCTTGCAAAACACATGgagaacactttttattttttctatttttcgaCTTGTGTTGTGTGTCACTGCATAATGTAACCAAAGAATTACATAAAGAGATGTTTTATTCAAACCTCTATTTAGGTCTGCCTTAGTCCttacagggtaaaaaaaaaagccactgaAAACAGACATTTATGGATAATAAGTGCTAATGTCAAAGGTTCCTTGTCCAGACAGATCttgaaatcagattttttttagttGGCCTTGGTCTCAGAACTAATGTCTCATGGTTGTGTCTGTACTGCTTCTTAACTCGTCTTTGTGGCTTTATGCTGAATACAAAAACTTTTGCAGTGtttctcagttgctttggtacatttctcgaatcatccttgagatttgcaaaacagtaagtgcatttctcaaaacaactcgtacaaatagcaaaacacaatggattacctgcaaaagccaatctcttgctcaaaatccttagtttgtctctcaaaaacaaaaaatatctgtgtcaatgaacatgtcagtgccatcagaatgacaagtccttgtgtcatagtttacggataagacagtcaaattgcttagtcatgttgtcgatataacagtgtactctggaggaAAGTTCTGATGTAAACCATGGCAACATTTTgtatgacagttactgtattgaacagtatgccatatgcttacaGTATATCCATAtgtccatttcaaaagtacacatttacacattactgtatgttggatattgattgaaagagactggatagaattcccagttacacttttactagtggtctgacctaaaaaataacaataaaaaaacctttgcaatgtcattgtgatatagaaaaggaaaaataaatatggacacaaagatgaaaataagtcaattatcagaatgtgtaactcttgtgttgtcctctgtctatacagtatatgctttccaactgaagattcatgagatgaacctttgagctatttcagagaaatggtttatcattggtttatcatctacattctcttcattagtaaagattcacttgcacaattcatgcctaattaaaaaaagtctaataataatttgtaaaaataaaaataaaaagtgtgcttggcagtttatgacaactagattaaccattttgcatttaatgacttatacgatgaactagagactagatgttttgaggggtaagactattgcaccgAAAATTATATGATACATTTTGAGcgaactggttttatgatgtgtataaatgactagatgatgtggaggttgtacaagtagttttgagaatttcattactgatttgagaaatgcaccaaagtgacggAGATAAGTTCTGCTCCGTTTAAGATCAGCAAAGGGAACAGTCAAATTCCCATTGACATGAGCCTTGCATACCTGAATGGGTTTCAGACAACTAATGAAAAGTATACTAGTTCTCTGCCTCTGTAGCAGTTCATCTGGTCTGGTTACTCACCTTGACTCACATCCTACGAACAAAATCAATTTTATCTATCTGTGTATGTTTACCGCAACACAGATGTTGTCTGATGTAAATGTGTCCTTTGTTAATAGGCTAAATGGATATAATTCGCCACTCATGCCGTCATTTGTTGATTTagtgacatctgctggtgttttCAGACGCTCTTGATGCAACATGTTAATACTGGAAACAGAAAATCGAATTAGAGAACAATGCAACTGAACTATTTAGTTGCAGTAAGGTACATGCTTTTCCTTctccatttctattttttttttataaatcactttTTATTCTCAGAAATACTGCTTTAAACAGACCATTTTGCGCTTATATAAACTCATATTATAGAGTCATCCATTATGCAATAATCTCTGTGAGCTAACAAAACAATCAAGCATGGTCATATATGAAGCATCACTTTGATTGACAGCTATGCTTGCGTGTGCACCACGTGCACAATGACCGTATGACCGCCAGACCCCGGCACTCTTATTTCGGTAATTAGCATCTCTGTGGCCTCTGTGGCCATAATGATCTATTCTTTCCTACGTTTCTTTGATGCCTCGCCTGTCTGTTTGCTCTCTGGTTTATGACTCGAAAAGCTTGCCGTCAGAAAGGCGCCCCCAACATGCGCTTTTCCAGCAGGTCTGTCTTTCCCTCGGGACGCAGTGACATGAGAGCAGGACCTCGGTTCTGATTTAAGAAGGGGGATGAACAGCACTCCGCCTGGATTACGGTTGGTGTGTGGATTTTTAATAGACGATTTAACGCTTGTGAAACGTTTCCTACCGTGAGAACGTTACTCGTGCTGTAGTTTTAGAGAAGAGAGAATGCGGGTAAGTCTAGAGAAACTTTCACTAGGCCTATAGCAATTAAATTATATAGATGTATAGCTATATAGTATATAGAAATTATATGTAATAAAGAACGAAAATTGTACAGGTATATACATCAGTACCTGGTCTACAGGTGTTTTAAAGAGTCTCAAAATCACTAGATAACATTACACAGACATCCTTTGTTTTGACATTGTTTTGCAAAATGCACTTGTCTTAAATGCCATTTATTACATTGATTTGAAAAGCCTGTTTAAGTTCTGCTTAgtaattttagttatttgttAATTGTTGTTTTACATTATGTGATCTGCCCAGTGATACAATTGCATTTCATTGCAATTGTCACGGTTGCTCTTTTCTATTGTGAGATACAAGAGTTGTTTTTTCGCTGACAGAGTTGAATAGGGATTAGCCTATGGGCTGACCACATGTCCTGTGgcctttgttatttttcttttttgtttttggtcggttttttttttttttttttttttgcactgagtGAGTAAATTGATGAAGGCACTGCGGATAAAAAGAGAATGCATTGACAAGGGGTTTCTAAAGCGAAAGGTCGCAAATGCCATCTGCCTCTGCCTGAGGCTAGAAGACTGGCAATGATGGTGACAAGTTAATGATGCAAAGTTGTGAAGTCAAAATATGTCATTAAACTACATCAAAAACTTTTATGAAGGATGTGTAAGTATGTAATGTAAAGTTTTATCTTTATAtgcaaaattagaaaaatttattataaacatgaTTTTAGTTGACGCATGTCTGGTCTTGCATTTGTGTGTTATAATCTTTTCATTGCATATTTCAGCTCAGGCCTCCAACAGTGATAGGCCAGTTCCACACACTGTTTTTTGGCTCTGTGCGTACATTTTTCCTTGGAGTCCTTGGATTCGCTGTCTATGGCAATGAGGCCCTCCACTTCAGCTGTGATCCAGACAAAAGGGAAATAAACCTTTACTGTTACAACCAGTTCAGGCCTATAACACCTCAGGTAAAAGTGCTTGAAAATGTTTTGAGTTAATAACCTGCTATTGTGGTATCAAAACATGCATGAAATGACATGTAAAAGTGATTAATCCTGTAAAAAGAATTGggaagaaccccccccccccccccaaataaaagaTTAATTCTGAGAAGCTAATAGCtttttattatatcattaattcatttttactGATCTAAACATGAAACTAAACATGCAAGATTTTTAGTTGAGGTATCTGGCAACCTactgtatcttaaaaaaaaaactatttcgtATACCCAATAACCAAAacatagatgtaaaaaaaaacccTGTCCTAGTAACTTTAAGATTTGAAGCTTACTTATCTGTCCCTTCCACTGAAATAAACTGAAGGAATAGCTcattgaaaatttgctgaaagacTGACTTACccacagggcatccaagatgtagaagagtttgtttctcGGTCGATTTAcctgatttggagaaattcagcatcacttgctcaccaatggatcctctgcagtgaataagattcaaaacagctgataaaaatatcacaataatccacaagaaaacCACACAAGTATTAAAAACGTTTTAATTCACAAGACAATGTATTAAAGGACTGTAGCTGTGTGGAATACTTATGgaacattgtgatgtttttatcagctgtttgaattatcattctgacggcacccattcactgcagaggattcgttggcgagcaagtgatgcaatattacatttctccaaatgtattcaaatgaagaaataaactcatctacatctttgatggcatGAGGGTGACTAAAATGTCAGCgtattttcacttttgggtgaactatttgttCAAGTTTTCTACTATATGAGTGTGACAAGATGATTGCGAAGATGTGTTATGGCCTATTATCTATTTTAATTCTTTGGTGGAAACGTGAATAAAAAACATACTACTGCGCAAAAGGACAAaagtggaaaaacaaacaaacaaacctaaaGACAGAAAAGGACAAAAATtaagctgttttgtttttgttttgtaggtATTCTGGGCATTGCAGCTAGTCACTGTCTTGGTGCCTGGAGCTGTGTTTCATCTTTATGCTGCCTGTAAAAATATAGACCAGGATGAGATCCTTCAGCGGCCAGTGTCCACAATCTTTTACATCATCT
The sequence above is a segment of the Carassius gibelio isolate Cgi1373 ecotype wild population from Czech Republic chromosome A20, carGib1.2-hapl.c, whole genome shotgun sequence genome. Coding sequences within it:
- the LOC127938996 gene encoding gap junction epsilon-1 protein-like: MNSTPPGLRLLRPPTVIGQFHTLFFGSVRTFFLGVLGFAVYGNEALHFSCDPDKREINLYCYNQFRPITPQVFWALQLVTVLVPGAVFHLYAACKNIDQDEILQRPVSTIFYIISVLLRIILEVLAFWLQSHLFGFLVDPLYMCDVSALAKIFSISKCMVPEHFEKTIFLSAMYTFTVITILLCIAEIFEILFRRLGYLNQPVT